The Sulfurihydrogenibium sp. YO3AOP1 genome has a window encoding:
- a CDS encoding succinate dehydrogenase/fumarate reductase iron-sulfur subunit, whose product MEFFYLKVFRYDPTKDAEPYYKTYKLPVEKGMTLLAALFKAKEEQDPSISFRYNCRAAICGSCAVKINGHANLACKVQITHLLEKYNTDTIIVEPAGNIRVLKDLVYDMDWVVDKLKRIKPWFIPKEPPPADGKEYRQDPFDHQKIDYASDCILCNSCMSDCNALKVNKDFLGPMVISKAYRFIADSRDGAKKERLEEVLKEFNLEWCVRCMECTTRCPKEVQPYENIIRTRIIAAEEGFKSPGEIHAEIFENDIYNRGLLNEMLLPMRQEGLLGAAKRAPFGLRMFFKGKVNIADFFGGHKVKRHEEVQKIMDKAREMKDKVKIKIIPDVHTVYEDKRKSKKKEVQS is encoded by the coding sequence ATGGAGTTTTTTTATCTTAAAGTGTTTAGATACGACCCAACAAAAGACGCAGAACCATATTACAAAACTTACAAACTCCCGGTAGAAAAAGGAATGACGCTACTGGCAGCACTCTTCAAAGCTAAAGAAGAACAAGACCCGTCAATCTCTTTCAGATATAACTGTAGGGCTGCAATCTGTGGTTCTTGTGCAGTAAAAATAAACGGACATGCGAACTTAGCCTGCAAAGTCCAAATTACGCATCTATTAGAAAAATATAATACAGATACTATAATCGTAGAACCGGCAGGAAATATTAGAGTATTAAAAGACCTTGTCTATGATATGGACTGGGTAGTTGATAAATTAAAAAGAATTAAGCCTTGGTTTATACCAAAAGAGCCTCCACCTGCAGATGGTAAAGAATACAGACAAGACCCATTTGACCATCAGAAAATAGATTATGCTTCTGATTGTATTTTATGTAATTCTTGTATGTCAGATTGTAATGCTCTTAAAGTTAATAAAGATTTCTTAGGACCAATGGTAATATCAAAAGCATACAGATTTATTGCAGATTCAAGAGATGGGGCAAAGAAAGAAAGACTTGAAGAAGTATTAAAAGAGTTCAATCTTGAATGGTGTGTTAGATGTATGGAGTGTACAACAAGATGTCCTAAGGAAGTTCAGCCGTATGAAAACATCATAAGAACAAGAATCATTGCAGCAGAAGAGGGCTTTAAATCACCGGGAGAAATCCACGCTGAGATTTTTGAAAATGATATATACAACAGGGGTCTTTTAAACGAAATGCTTCTTCCAATGAGACAAGAAGGATTGCTTGGTGCTGCAAAAAGAGCTCCATTTGGTCTTAGAATGTTCTTTAAAGGTAAAGTTAACATTGCAGACTTCTTTGGTGGTCATAAAGTAAAAAGACATGAAGAAGTTCAAAAGATCATGGATAAAGCAAGAGAAATGAAAGATAAAGTTAAGATAAAAATTATTCCGGACGTACATACTGTTTATGAAGACAAGAGAAAAAGCAAGAAGAAGGAGGTTCAATCATGA
- a CDS encoding 2-dehydropantoate 2-reductase: protein MKNILVVGLGAVGTVFATFLKESKHNVYGLVKDHHLEFAKDNTLNVEGIWGNHKAKLDLITTNIENLKDIDFDLIIVAVKSFDTKETIKKILPLIKPKTKILLTQNGYGNYETASKYINKSKILLGRVIFGSKLIEPFHAYITVNADDVRIGQPENLLEDKEVLDVVCTIKHAGIPASFSKDVYKVLWDKILYNCALNPLGALLECSYGTLKENKETKEIMDLIIDEIFQVAKLNNIQLNFDNPEDYKKLFYEKLIPPTKDHFPSMYYDLKSGKRTEIDALNGAIVKLGENVGYLPKVNFTITNLIRFREKKLINS from the coding sequence ATGAAAAATATCCTTGTCGTAGGACTTGGAGCTGTTGGAACAGTATTTGCAACGTTTTTAAAAGAATCTAAGCATAATGTTTATGGCTTAGTAAAAGACCATCATTTAGAGTTTGCAAAAGACAATACTCTAAACGTTGAAGGAATTTGGGGCAATCATAAAGCAAAGCTTGATTTAATAACAACTAACATAGAAAATTTAAAAGATATAGATTTTGATTTAATCATAGTTGCCGTTAAGTCTTTTGATACAAAAGAAACTATAAAAAAGATACTTCCACTTATAAAACCAAAAACCAAAATACTATTAACCCAAAACGGCTATGGAAACTATGAAACAGCATCAAAATATATAAACAAATCAAAAATTTTACTTGGCAGAGTGATTTTTGGCTCAAAATTAATTGAACCTTTTCATGCTTACATAACCGTAAACGCAGATGATGTAAGAATAGGACAGCCGGAGAATCTATTAGAAGACAAAGAAGTTTTAGATGTAGTTTGCACAATAAAACATGCCGGCATTCCTGCTTCTTTTTCTAAGGATGTGTATAAAGTTTTATGGGATAAGATACTTTATAACTGTGCGTTAAATCCTCTTGGTGCGTTGCTTGAGTGTAGTTATGGAACGCTAAAAGAAAATAAAGAAACAAAAGAGATAATGGATTTAATCATAGATGAAATCTTTCAAGTGGCAAAGTTAAACAACATACAACTAAACTTTGACAACCCAGAAGATTATAAAAAATTGTTTTATGAAAAATTAATCCCACCGACAAAGGACCATTTCCCATCTATGTATTATGATTTGAAATCCGGTAAAAGGACAGAGATAGACGCTTTAAATGGTGCTATTGTAAAACTTGGTGAAAATGTAGGCTATCTGCCAAAGGTTAATTTTACGATTACAAATTTGATTAGATTTAGAGAAAAGAAATTAATAAACAGTTAA
- the thrC gene encoding threonine synthase, whose product MGCKWKGIIEAYRQYLPVNENTPIITLHEGNTPLIKADNLSKEIAPNLNLQIYLKYEGLNPTGSFKDRGMTMAISKAKENGKEAVICASTGNTSASAAAYAAKAGMRAYVLLPKGAVAIGKLSQAMVYGAKIIAVMGNFDDALEIVREIGEKYPVEVVNSVNPYRIEGQKTAAFEICDYLEEAPDFHFIPVGNAGNITAYWKGYKEYHQLGKVKKLPRMIGWQAEGAAPIVKGFPIKNPQTIATAIKIGNPYSWQPALQAARESNGFIDAVSDDEILYAYKLVASTEGVFCEPASAASVAGVIKSVKKGLFKGGEVITCTLTGNGLKDPDTVIKASEKPVELPPNLEEIARFLELI is encoded by the coding sequence TTGGGTTGTAAATGGAAAGGAATCATAGAAGCATACAGACAGTATCTACCAGTTAATGAAAATACTCCAATCATAACGCTTCATGAAGGAAACACACCACTTATAAAAGCTGATAATTTATCAAAAGAAATAGCGCCAAACTTAAATTTACAGATTTATTTAAAATATGAAGGACTTAATCCAACCGGTTCTTTTAAAGACCGTGGAATGACTATGGCAATTTCAAAAGCGAAAGAAAATGGAAAAGAAGCTGTAATCTGTGCATCTACCGGAAACACTTCTGCATCTGCGGCAGCCTATGCAGCAAAAGCCGGAATGAGAGCATACGTTTTACTTCCAAAAGGAGCTGTTGCCATAGGAAAATTATCCCAAGCAATGGTATACGGAGCAAAAATAATAGCGGTTATGGGAAATTTTGACGATGCCTTAGAAATTGTTAGAGAAATAGGAGAAAAATATCCTGTTGAAGTTGTAAACTCTGTAAATCCTTACAGAATAGAAGGACAAAAAACAGCAGCATTTGAGATTTGCGATTACCTTGAAGAAGCACCAGACTTTCATTTTATACCCGTTGGTAATGCAGGAAACATTACAGCATACTGGAAAGGATATAAAGAATACCATCAACTTGGAAAGGTTAAAAAACTTCCAAGAATGATAGGATGGCAAGCAGAAGGAGCAGCACCAATTGTAAAAGGATTTCCTATAAAAAATCCACAAACAATAGCAACAGCAATTAAGATAGGCAATCCTTACAGCTGGCAGCCAGCACTACAAGCAGCAAGAGAAAGTAATGGTTTTATAGACGCAGTCTCTGATGATGAAATTTTATATGCTTACAAACTTGTAGCATCAACGGAAGGTGTATTTTGCGAGCCGGCATCTGCTGCATCAGTGGCAGGAGTGATAAAATCTGTTAAAAAAGGTTTATTTAAAGGTGGAGAAGTTATCACTTGCACACTTACAGGAAATGGACTTAAAGACCCGGACACAGTAATAAAAGCAAGTGAAAAACCGGTAGAACTCCCACCAAACTTAGAAGAAATAGCAAGATTTTTAGAACTAATATGA
- a CDS encoding ABC transporter ATP-binding protein translates to MDTKIKVENLTKKFGNREVLKNISFDVKKSEVFVIMGGSGSGKSTVIKHIIGLLKPTSGKIYIDNVDITSLKDTELIEFRKKIGYLFQEGALFDSLKVWENVGFYYLENTKMPERDIYNLAKEKLALVGLKDVENLYPSQLSGGMRKRVALARAISYNPEIILYDEPSSGLDPVTAAMIDKLILKLRDELGVTSIVVTHDLESAFSIADRIAMIHKGVIYAIGTPEEIKNHPDPVVQQFIRRSPEGPITEELMKELNNNLKK, encoded by the coding sequence ATGGATACGAAAATAAAGGTTGAAAATCTTACAAAAAAGTTTGGAAATAGAGAAGTTTTAAAGAATATATCATTTGATGTTAAAAAGTCTGAAGTCTTTGTTATTATGGGTGGTAGTGGAAGCGGTAAAAGTACCGTTATCAAACACATCATCGGACTTTTAAAACCCACATCAGGAAAAATCTATATCGATAACGTTGATATCACATCTTTAAAGGATACCGAATTAATAGAATTTAGAAAGAAAATAGGCTATCTATTTCAAGAAGGAGCATTATTTGATAGTCTAAAAGTTTGGGAAAATGTAGGTTTTTACTACTTAGAAAATACAAAAATGCCGGAAAGAGATATATATAACCTTGCAAAAGAAAAGCTTGCGTTGGTTGGTTTAAAAGATGTGGAAAATTTATATCCTTCTCAGCTATCAGGTGGTATGAGAAAAAGAGTTGCCCTTGCACGGGCAATTTCTTATAATCCAGAAATCATACTTTATGATGAGCCATCTTCCGGACTTGACCCTGTAACTGCTGCAATGATTGATAAATTAATCTTAAAACTTAGAGATGAGCTTGGAGTTACTTCTATCGTAGTTACCCATGACCTTGAAAGTGCTTTTAGCATTGCAGATAGAATAGCTATGATTCATAAAGGTGTTATTTACGCTATCGGGACGCCTGAGGAGATTAAAAACCATCCAGACCCAGTAGTTCAGCAATTTATCAGAAGAAGCCCAGAAGGTCCAATAACGGAAGAGTTGATGAAAGAGCTTAATAACAATCTTAAAAAATAA
- a CDS encoding IS256 family transposase: MDKKEYFEKVLNRSTEELVKEFFPNGITTKEKIGIRKLLESVVELVMNQERNFFLENDEDNKANGYYERNLNTGSFKLNINVPRDRKGKFRPQILPDPYKRVDEDYIDLLMSLVSNGYSESKIDSTLKSLGLNYSKQHMDKIKKELIERLNDFKTRELPSDAFVLYIDAYHCDIKEKNKIRKASVYVVLGIDLQGNKDIFGFYTFFSSENKADWIKVFNDLIDRGLKRVMLIVSDDFPGITKAIETLFPYTDHQLCLVHLQRNVRNQMDKEDSQVFNKELKNIKENSLDYEDGLEKLDDLCSRFKSKYPSFIKHIQSNKERYLCFLKYPENLRKHIYTTNPVESVNSMIEKVRINLGGYFQSVDILEINLLIQRDNLKNGKWKKPIPAFKGASYEILQLFNKKFSIQTQNY, encoded by the coding sequence ATGGATAAAAAAGAATACTTTGAAAAAGTATTAAACAGATCCACAGAGGAATTAGTAAAAGAATTTTTCCCAAACGGTATAACAACCAAAGAAAAGATAGGTATAAGAAAGCTTTTAGAATCTGTTGTAGAACTGGTCATGAATCAGGAAAGAAATTTCTTCCTTGAAAATGATGAAGATAACAAAGCAAATGGATACTACGAAAGAAACCTAAATACTGGTTCTTTCAAGCTTAACATAAATGTCCCAAGAGATAGAAAGGGTAAATTTAGACCACAAATATTACCTGACCCTTACAAAAGAGTTGATGAAGATTATATAGACCTTCTTATGAGTTTGGTATCCAATGGATACTCAGAAAGCAAGATAGATTCTACATTAAAAAGCTTAGGCTTAAACTATTCAAAACAACATATGGATAAAATCAAAAAAGAGCTTATAGAAAGACTTAATGATTTTAAAACAAGAGAGCTTCCATCGGATGCATTTGTACTGTATATAGACGCATATCACTGTGATATAAAAGAGAAAAACAAAATCAGAAAGGCTTCTGTCTATGTAGTTCTTGGAATAGATTTACAAGGAAATAAAGATATATTTGGATTTTACACATTTTTCAGTAGTGAAAACAAAGCAGACTGGATAAAAGTATTCAATGATTTAATAGATAGAGGACTAAAAAGGGTAATGCTTATAGTAAGTGATGATTTTCCTGGGATAACAAAAGCCATAGAAACACTATTTCCTTATACAGACCATCAGCTATGTTTAGTCCATTTACAAAGAAACGTTAGAAATCAGATGGATAAAGAAGATTCACAAGTATTTAACAAAGAATTAAAAAACATAAAAGAAAACAGCTTAGATTATGAAGATGGATTAGAAAAATTAGATGATTTATGTAGTAGATTTAAATCTAAATATCCAAGCTTTATAAAACATATTCAATCTAACAAAGAGAGATACTTATGTTTTTTAAAATATCCAGAAAATCTAAGAAAGCACATATACACAACAAATCCAGTTGAAAGTGTTAATAGCATGATAGAGAAAGTAAGAATAAATTTAGGCGGATATTTTCAATCTGTAGACATTCTTGAGATAAATCTGCTTATACAGAGAGATAATTTAAAGAATGGAAAATGGAAAAAACCTATACCTGCTTTTAAAGGAGCTTCTTATGAAATTTTACAATTGTTTAATAAAAAGTTTTCAATCCAGACACAAAATTATTGA
- the ftsY gene encoding signal recognition particle-docking protein FtsY — protein sequence MFKSFFEKVKKGLEKTKKQLAEGFSKISFGRKIDESLFEDIEAVLLKADVGVKATQEIIQFLREESKKRKITEGQQLKELLKEKIYDILKDCEGRLTFLGEKPDVLLFLGINGSGKTTTVGKLAYMLKQDGKSVVLAAADTFRAAAIDQLEVWANRVGVRIVKHQPGADPSAVVFDAINSAKAKGDDIVIVDTAGRLHTKEHLMKELQKIKKTIAKFSENQPVETLLVLDGTIGQNSINQAKTFKEATDVSGIIITKLDGTSKGGAIIPICKDLKIPIKFIGVGEGIDDLQPFDAKEFVDALFE from the coding sequence TTGTTTAAATCTTTCTTTGAAAAAGTCAAAAAAGGTCTTGAAAAAACAAAAAAACAATTAGCTGAAGGCTTTAGTAAAATTTCCTTTGGAAGAAAGATAGATGAGTCATTGTTTGAAGATATAGAAGCTGTTTTACTTAAAGCAGACGTTGGAGTAAAAGCTACTCAGGAGATAATACAATTTTTAAGAGAAGAGAGCAAAAAAAGAAAAATCACCGAAGGCCAGCAGTTAAAAGAGCTATTAAAAGAGAAAATATACGATATTTTAAAAGATTGCGAAGGAAGGCTGACATTTTTAGGTGAAAAGCCGGATGTTTTATTATTTCTTGGAATTAACGGAAGTGGAAAAACTACAACCGTTGGAAAGTTAGCTTATATGCTAAAACAAGACGGCAAATCGGTAGTCCTTGCTGCGGCAGATACGTTTAGAGCTGCGGCAATAGACCAGCTTGAAGTATGGGCTAACAGAGTAGGAGTTAGAATTGTAAAACATCAGCCAGGAGCAGACCCATCAGCGGTTGTTTTTGATGCTATAAACAGTGCTAAAGCTAAAGGCGATGATATTGTTATTGTTGATACAGCCGGAAGGCTTCATACAAAAGAACATCTGATGAAAGAACTACAAAAAATTAAAAAAACGATTGCTAAATTTTCTGAAAATCAACCGGTAGAGACCTTATTAGTCTTGGATGGAACGATAGGTCAAAACTCAATAAATCAAGCAAAAACATTTAAAGAAGCAACGGATGTAAGCGGTATTATTATCACAAAGCTTGACGGAACATCAAAAGGCGGAGCAATCATTCCTATCTGTAAGGATTTAAAAATA